A genomic stretch from Desulfotignum balticum DSM 7044 includes:
- a CDS encoding ribonucleoside triphosphate reductase — translation MFEQIKKRDGRISAFDSSKITSAIEKAGLATGEFNGREAKRLTLRVLTLARDLQLGPVPEVEEIQDIVERVLLDSPFYKTAKAYIIYREQHNQIRKIAIRENVDLMESYISQMDWKVKENSNMSYSLQGLNNYISSDITAEYWLNKIYPPPVREAHYSGDIHIHDLSLLSVYCVGWDLQDLLLEGFKGVAGKVQSSPPKHFRSALGQIVNFFYTLQGEAAGAQAMSNFDTLLAPFVREDQLTPKEVKQALQEFVFNINIPTRVGFQTPFTNITMDLNVPATLADSPVIIGGKYREDTYAGYQKEMDMINAAFAAVMMEGDAKGRVFTFPIPTYNITRDFDWNNPNLENIWKMTGKYGIPYFSNFVNSDMSPEDARSMCCRLRLDNRELRKRGGGLFGANPLTGSIGVVTLNLPRIGYLAENETDFFQRLDHLTRVAAESLSIKRKILEKFTEGELYPYSKFYLRKIKENTGVYWRNHFSTIGILGMNEACINFLNQGIATPEGQAFAVKVMDHLRKNIETLQAETDEIFNLEATPAEGTTYRFANLDKKRFSDIICANESEYQQGSDPFYTNSTHLPVNYTDDLFEALELQDPLQTRYTGGTVQHLFLGEEVQDIQVVKQLVSKVSNTFKLPYFTLTPTFSICPSHGYIAGEHATCDTCHAETEIYSRVVGYLRPVSQWNNGKQTEFAMRKTFNVAS, via the coding sequence ATGTTTGAACAAATAAAGAAACGCGATGGGCGGATCAGCGCATTTGACTCGTCAAAAATCACCAGTGCCATTGAAAAAGCCGGTCTGGCAACGGGTGAATTCAACGGCAGAGAAGCCAAAAGACTGACCCTCAGGGTCTTGACCCTGGCCCGGGACCTGCAACTGGGGCCGGTGCCGGAAGTGGAAGAGATCCAGGACATCGTGGAACGGGTCCTGCTGGATTCCCCGTTCTACAAGACGGCCAAGGCTTACATCATCTACCGGGAGCAGCACAACCAGATCCGGAAGATCGCCATCCGGGAAAACGTGGACCTCATGGAATCCTATATCTCCCAGATGGACTGGAAGGTCAAGGAAAACAGCAATATGAGCTATTCCCTTCAGGGCCTGAACAATTACATCTCTTCAGATATCACCGCGGAATACTGGCTCAACAAAATCTATCCCCCGCCGGTGCGGGAGGCCCATTACAGCGGAGACATACATATTCATGATTTGAGCCTGCTGTCTGTGTACTGTGTGGGCTGGGATCTTCAGGATCTGCTTCTGGAAGGATTCAAAGGTGTGGCCGGAAAAGTCCAGTCCTCACCCCCCAAGCATTTCAGAAGCGCTTTGGGCCAGATCGTGAATTTTTTCTACACCCTTCAGGGGGAAGCGGCCGGGGCCCAGGCCATGTCCAATTTCGACACCCTGCTGGCGCCGTTTGTCAGAGAGGATCAACTCACCCCCAAAGAGGTGAAGCAGGCCCTTCAGGAGTTTGTCTTTAACATCAATATCCCCACAAGGGTGGGATTCCAGACCCCGTTCACCAATATCACCATGGATCTGAACGTACCGGCCACCCTGGCGGATTCACCGGTCATCATCGGCGGCAAATACCGGGAAGACACCTATGCCGGGTATCAAAAAGAGATGGATATGATCAATGCCGCCTTTGCCGCAGTCATGATGGAAGGGGATGCCAAGGGCCGGGTTTTTACATTCCCCATCCCCACCTATAACATCACCCGGGACTTTGACTGGAACAATCCCAACCTGGAAAATATCTGGAAAATGACCGGTAAGTACGGGATTCCTTATTTTTCCAACTTTGTCAACTCCGACATGTCTCCGGAAGATGCCCGGTCCATGTGCTGCCGCCTGCGCCTGGACAACCGGGAGCTGCGCAAACGGGGCGGTGGCCTGTTCGGTGCCAACCCATTGACCGGGTCCATCGGCGTGGTCACCCTGAACCTGCCCAGAATCGGATATCTGGCTGAAAATGAAACCGATTTTTTCCAGCGCCTGGATCATTTGACCCGGGTGGCTGCCGAATCTTTGAGCATCAAGCGCAAGATTCTGGAAAAATTCACCGAGGGCGAGCTGTATCCCTATTCCAAGTTCTACTTGAGAAAAATCAAGGAAAACACCGGAGTCTACTGGCGCAACCATTTTTCCACCATCGGTATTCTGGGCATGAACGAGGCCTGCATCAACTTCTTAAACCAGGGGATTGCCACGCCGGAAGGACAGGCATTTGCCGTAAAAGTCATGGATCATTTACGCAAAAACATTGAAACGCTTCAGGCGGAAACCGATGAAATTTTCAACCTGGAAGCCACCCCGGCCGAAGGCACCACCTACCGGTTTGCCAATCTGGACAAAAAAAGATTCTCAGATATCATCTGTGCCAATGAATCAGAATATCAGCAGGGCAGTGATCCGTTCTATACCAACTCCACCCATCTGCCGGTCAATTACACGGATGACCTGTTCGAAGCCCTGGAACTCCAGGATCCGCTGCAGACCCGATACACCGGCGGCACGGTCCAGCATCTGTTTCTAGGCGAAGAGGTCCAAGACATCCAGGTGGTCAAACAACTGGTGAGCAAGGTATCCAATACATTCAAACTGCCCTATTTCACGCTGACGCCCACGTTTTCCATCTGTCCGTCTCACGGCTACATTGCCGGAGAACATGCCACCTGTGATACCTGTCACGCAGAAACGGAAATCTACTCCCGGGTGGTGGGGTATCTGCGGCCGGTGTCCCAGTGGAACAATGGCAAGCAGACGGAATTTGCCATGCGTAAAACATTTAATGTGGCTTCGTAA
- a CDS encoding anaerobic ribonucleoside-triphosphate reductase activating protein → MHIGGFQKNSLIDFPGTISCVVFTMGCNFICPYCHNPELAAGPANGTGRLDTTDIFSFLTARKGLVDGVVITGGEPCLQKNLMDFIQQIKQMGLAVKLDTNGSRPAVLSRLLDRSLVDYVAMDIKTGADKYPDIMKPSADMDSVSQSMGLIMDFAPAYEFRTTCVRPFINAQIMEQIAGQIKGAKKYVLQKCVRHVPMMDPQFSQNPDHFFSDREILELKSIVEGAVQEVQVR, encoded by the coding sequence ATGCATATCGGCGGTTTCCAGAAAAATTCTCTGATCGACTTTCCAGGAACCATTTCCTGTGTGGTGTTTACCATGGGATGCAATTTTATCTGCCCCTATTGTCATAATCCTGAACTGGCGGCCGGCCCGGCAAACGGCACCGGCCGCCTGGACACCACGGATATTTTTTCATTTCTGACGGCCCGAAAAGGACTGGTGGACGGGGTGGTCATCACCGGAGGAGAACCCTGTCTGCAAAAGAATCTGATGGATTTCATCCAGCAGATCAAGCAGATGGGGCTTGCCGTCAAACTGGATACCAACGGATCAAGACCGGCGGTTCTGTCCCGGCTGCTTGACCGCTCTCTGGTGGATTATGTGGCCATGGACATCAAAACCGGGGCGGACAAATATCCTGACATCATGAAACCTTCCGCTGACATGGATTCGGTTTCACAAAGCATGGGTCTTATCATGGATTTTGCCCCTGCCTATGAATTTCGAACCACCTGTGTGCGGCCGTTTATCAATGCCCAAATCATGGAACAGATTGCCGGCCAGATCAAAGGGGCCAAAAAGTATGTGCTTCAGAAATGTGTCCGCCATGTTCCCATGATGGATCCGCAATTTTCACAGAACCCGGATCATTTTTTTTCGGACCGGGAGATTCTGGAACTGAAATCCATTGTTGAAGGCGCGGTTCAGGAAGTACAGGTCCGATAA
- a CDS encoding shikimate kinase, whose amino-acid sequence MKDKKNIALIGMPAVGKSTVGVLLAKKMGFDFMDTDILIQAKEHQTLAQIIARHGLEQFLEIEKQHLLDIRCTRHVIATGGSVIYKPEAMRHLAETCVIVYLAVDLDVLKTRLSDVITRGVAISPGKTIDDLYRERVPLYERYADLAVHCRKQFPEQVAKQIIQSMPKDRT is encoded by the coding sequence ATGAAAGATAAAAAAAATATTGCATTGATTGGTATGCCGGCTGTGGGTAAAAGCACGGTGGGGGTGCTGCTGGCCAAAAAAATGGGGTTTGATTTCATGGATACGGATATTTTGATCCAGGCCAAAGAGCATCAGACCCTTGCTCAGATCATTGCCCGCCATGGGTTGGAACAGTTTCTGGAAATCGAGAAACAGCATCTTCTGGACATCCGCTGTACCCGTCATGTGATTGCCACCGGCGGCAGCGTGATATACAAACCCGAGGCCATGCGCCATCTGGCTGAAACCTGTGTCATCGTTTATCTGGCCGTTGATCTGGATGTGCTTAAAACCCGGTTGTCAGATGTGATCACCCGGGGGGTGGCCATCTCTCCGGGAAAAACCATTGATGATTTATACCGGGAACGGGTCCCTTTATATGAAAGATATGCAGATCTGGCTGTTCACTGCAGAAAACAGTTTCCAGAGCAGGTGGCGAAACAGATCATTCAATCAATGCCAAAGGACAGAACCTGA
- the mobB gene encoding molybdopterin-guanine dinucleotide biosynthesis protein B has protein sequence MKPPIISIAGKSNAGKTTFVVKLITELTQRGYRIGSVKHTHHDIDLDQKGKDSWRHKQAGAKTTLLVTDQHIAMVKDDPRPDIEKMQSYLSDMDLILAEGFKRQPLPKIEIFRMDGPHDHPLFLDHPDLIALVTDTTLTPSVPVFGLNDIGSMATFVQKRYLNHP, from the coding sequence ATGAAACCGCCCATTATCTCCATAGCCGGAAAATCCAATGCCGGAAAAACCACCTTTGTGGTAAAACTGATCACTGAACTCACCCAAAGAGGCTACCGCATCGGGTCTGTCAAGCACACCCACCACGACATCGACCTGGATCAAAAAGGAAAAGACAGCTGGCGGCATAAACAGGCCGGTGCAAAAACAACCCTGCTGGTCACGGATCAACACATCGCCATGGTCAAAGATGACCCACGGCCTGACATTGAAAAAATGCAGTCGTATCTGTCTGATATGGACCTGATTCTGGCGGAAGGATTCAAACGCCAGCCATTACCCAAAATCGAAATTTTCCGGATGGACGGCCCCCATGATCATCCGTTATTCCTGGATCACCCCGACCTGATCGCATTGGTCACCGACACGACGCTGACGCCATCCGTCCCTGTTTTCGGATTAAATGATATCGGATCCATGGCCACATTTGTCCAGAAACGCTATCTGAATCACCCATGA
- a CDS encoding HDIG domain-containing metalloprotein, translating into MTDFIPNRDDALKLLKKYNQKPSLIRHALAVEAVMAHFAEKFGEDPEKWRVVGLVHDLDYEQFPDAHCHKCVELFRLHHWPEEYIRAVISHGWGICTDVEPRTPLEKTLYAIDELTGLVASAALVRPSKSILDLKTKSVKKKFKDKAFAAGVDREVVKKGAEMLNMDLSDLITEVIAGMQPVAYQIGLRGNVPDPAA; encoded by the coding sequence ATGACAGATTTTATTCCGAACCGGGACGATGCATTAAAACTGCTGAAAAAATACAATCAGAAACCCAGCCTGATCCGCCATGCCCTTGCCGTGGAAGCAGTGATGGCCCATTTTGCAGAAAAATTCGGAGAAGACCCGGAAAAATGGCGGGTTGTGGGTCTGGTGCACGACCTGGATTATGAGCAGTTTCCGGACGCACACTGCCATAAATGTGTGGAACTGTTCAGATTACACCACTGGCCTGAAGAATATATCCGGGCGGTCATCAGCCATGGATGGGGCATCTGCACGGATGTTGAACCCCGGACCCCCCTGGAGAAAACCCTGTACGCCATTGATGAACTCACCGGGCTTGTGGCCAGTGCGGCCCTGGTCCGGCCGTCCAAAAGCATTCTGGATCTCAAGACCAAATCCGTGAAAAAAAAATTCAAGGACAAGGCGTTTGCCGCCGGGGTTGACCGGGAAGTGGTCAAAAAGGGCGCAGAAATGCTGAACATGGACCTGTCCGATCTGATCACCGAAGTGATTGCCGGCATGCAGCCTGTGGCTTACCAGATTGGACTCCGGGGGAATGTTCCCGACCCGGCTGCCTGA
- a CDS encoding TIGR03943 family putative permease subunit — translation MGLKRISGPVVVLAVWIMALAWLLHEDRYQLFLNPKFGFLIYISLGVSLAFLVSLLASDRPVFPETGHLVKGLILALPIVFMGAAGEQTLGSFALSKRMVSPVQKTGPSHSVPPDSILPGATPEESVADPAQQQIAEISMGDLVRNWHRYNGRYIRVEGLFSPTIEDYEHLSAVFRYFIVCCVADALPVGVFMERPGDLDLKANDWVRISGRVVMKQLDGYDIFFMETPAVEKTDPPSTTSAYIFE, via the coding sequence ATGGGTCTGAAACGAATCAGCGGGCCAGTGGTGGTTCTGGCGGTCTGGATCATGGCATTGGCATGGCTGCTGCACGAAGACCGGTATCAATTATTTCTGAATCCGAAGTTCGGTTTTCTGATCTACATCAGCCTGGGGGTGAGCCTGGCTTTCCTTGTCAGTCTGCTGGCATCGGACCGGCCGGTGTTTCCTGAAACCGGCCATCTAGTCAAGGGGTTGATCCTGGCGCTGCCCATCGTGTTCATGGGGGCGGCCGGTGAACAAACCTTAGGCAGTTTCGCCCTTTCCAAGCGGATGGTGTCACCGGTCCAAAAGACCGGCCCCAGCCATTCTGTTCCCCCTGATTCGATCCTTCCCGGCGCGACTCCCGAAGAATCCGTGGCAGATCCGGCCCAGCAGCAGATTGCTGAGATCTCCATGGGGGATCTGGTGCGCAACTGGCACCGATACAACGGCAGGTACATCCGTGTGGAAGGCCTGTTTTCCCCCACCATTGAAGATTATGAACATCTGTCGGCCGTATTCCGTTATTTTATCGTCTGTTGCGTGGCAGATGCCTTGCCGGTGGGGGTTTTTATGGAAAGACCCGGGGACTTGGACCTGAAAGCCAATGACTGGGTCCGGATTTCCGGCCGGGTGGTCATGAAGCAGCTGGATGGTTATGACATCTTTTTCATGGAAACACCGGCTGTGGAAAAAACAGACCCACCCTCAACAACCTCCGCCTATATCTTTGAATGA
- a CDS encoding permease, with translation MKSDTTPFPIAKDLPPVRSGAMNIGPYVQIYFLVSAILMAAFHVRSEAFVTFSLIFCAIVLEALPFMLLGTMLGGFVEVFVSREQLLRVLPKEKQQAVVVSAFLGILFPVCECAIVPVVRKFIQKGMPLGSAVAFLLAGPIVNPLVFSSTLVAYSFAWEVAFIRVFAGVWIAMIIGLIIDTFVSKEEALVPFFNAAAFGCGHAGCSHDHGSTATGSFVEKIRAALVHGAVDFYDIGRFLIIGAFVAAALQTLVPRQAIMSVAQGPVAAILVMMGLAVVLNLCSEADAFIAASFQPIGISFSAQMAFMVLGPMLDIKLVLMYLGVFTRKMILLLVFLVCVSVFLAMAVLELLQWV, from the coding sequence GTGAAATCGGATACCACCCCGTTCCCCATTGCAAAGGATTTGCCGCCGGTCCGTTCCGGGGCCATGAACATCGGCCCGTATGTGCAGATTTATTTTCTGGTGTCCGCCATCCTTATGGCGGCCTTTCATGTCCGGTCCGAGGCGTTTGTCACCTTTTCTTTGATTTTCTGTGCCATTGTGCTGGAGGCGCTTCCTTTTATGCTGCTGGGAACCATGCTGGGCGGATTTGTGGAGGTGTTTGTTTCCCGGGAGCAGCTGCTACGGGTTCTGCCAAAGGAAAAACAGCAGGCTGTGGTGGTATCCGCTTTTCTGGGTATTCTTTTCCCGGTCTGTGAATGTGCCATCGTACCGGTGGTCAGAAAATTCATCCAGAAGGGCATGCCTTTGGGATCGGCGGTGGCGTTTCTGCTGGCCGGACCCATTGTCAATCCCCTGGTGTTTTCTTCCACCCTGGTAGCCTATTCCTTTGCCTGGGAGGTGGCGTTTATCAGGGTGTTTGCCGGGGTCTGGATCGCCATGATCATCGGGTTGATCATAGATACCTTTGTGTCCAAGGAAGAGGCACTGGTGCCCTTTTTCAATGCTGCCGCCTTCGGATGCGGGCATGCCGGGTGTTCCCACGACCATGGATCAACGGCTACTGGGTCCTTTGTCGAAAAAATCAGGGCTGCCCTGGTCCACGGGGCCGTGGATTTTTATGACATCGGCCGGTTTCTGATCATCGGGGCTTTTGTCGCGGCCGCTCTCCAGACCCTGGTGCCCCGGCAGGCGATTATGTCCGTTGCCCAGGGCCCCGTGGCGGCCATCCTTGTCATGATGGGTCTGGCGGTGGTCCTGAACCTGTGCAGTGAGGCGGACGCATTTATTGCCGCCTCGTTTCAACCCATAGGTATTTCCTTCTCCGCCCAGATGGCCTTCATGGTTCTGGGTCCCATGTTGGATATCAAGCTGGTTCTCATGTACCTGGGGGTATTCACCAGAAAAATGATCCTGTTGTTGGTTTTTCTGGTCTGCGTGTCGGTGTTTCTGGCCATGGCCGTCCTGGAGCTGCTCCAATGGGTCTGA
- a CDS encoding metal ABC transporter solute-binding protein, Zn/Mn family: protein MHVKSLLLAVLVVFLTNTGLFAEEKLQIFVSILPQKYFVERITGDLAEVSVLVSPGKSPTTYSPTPAQVKTLASADVYFRIGVSFENGFMHKIASIAPGIRVVDTRKGIALRKMEGHIHEEDHQKTHGHAHDGKTDPHHEGEEDEIHDHADMSSGKDPHIWMSPMLVNQQAATMTEILIELAPVHEARFQENYEAFSQDLNQLHERLRIILEPMSGGNFFVFHPAFGYFADAYSLNQIPVETMGRSPKGKELSAIIKLARQEKARVIFVQPQFDQQSARKIAEAIDGAVVSINPLAPDYLDNMVRMADTIATALAR, encoded by the coding sequence ATGCATGTTAAATCTCTTTTATTGGCAGTCTTGGTGGTATTTTTGACAAACACCGGCCTGTTTGCCGAAGAAAAGTTGCAGATTTTTGTCAGTATTCTGCCCCAGAAATATTTTGTGGAACGGATCACCGGTGATCTGGCAGAGGTGTCTGTGCTGGTGAGCCCTGGCAAAAGCCCGACCACTTATTCGCCCACCCCGGCCCAGGTCAAAACATTGGCCAGTGCCGATGTGTATTTCAGAATCGGGGTGTCGTTTGAAAACGGTTTTATGCACAAGATCGCGTCCATTGCCCCGGGTATCCGGGTGGTGGATACTCGAAAGGGAATCGCGCTGCGGAAGATGGAAGGCCATATCCATGAAGAGGACCATCAGAAGACTCACGGGCACGCCCATGACGGCAAAACAGACCCTCACCATGAAGGTGAGGAGGACGAGATTCACGACCATGCGGACATGTCGTCCGGCAAGGATCCCCACATCTGGATGAGCCCGATGCTGGTAAACCAGCAGGCCGCCACCATGACCGAAATCCTGATCGAACTGGCCCCGGTCCATGAGGCCAGGTTCCAGGAGAATTATGAAGCGTTCTCCCAGGATCTCAACCAGCTCCATGAGCGGCTCAGAATCATCCTGGAACCCATGTCAGGGGGAAATTTTTTTGTGTTTCATCCGGCGTTCGGTTATTTTGCCGATGCCTACAGCCTGAACCAGATCCCTGTGGAAACCATGGGCCGATCCCCCAAGGGAAAGGAATTGTCCGCCATCATCAAGCTGGCCAGGCAGGAAAAAGCCCGGGTGATTTTTGTCCAGCCCCAGTTTGACCAGCAGTCGGCCCGGAAAATCGCGGAAGCGATTGACGGCGCGGTGGTGTCCATCAATCCGTTGGCCCCTGATTACCTGGACAACATGGTCCGCATGGCCGATACCATTGCCACGGCCCTGGCCCGCTGA
- a CDS encoding Fur family transcriptional regulator, with translation MKRQTAQRRAIVQVFKQQDRLLAISEILDYGSRIVPSLNQATVYRNLKQLLEAGWLKQINYPSLGTRYERAHKIHHHHFHCKACNRVMDLPGCALKQEQIVPDGFVVQSHDVFLSGLCDRCAGR, from the coding sequence ATGAAACGTCAAACTGCCCAGAGACGGGCCATTGTGCAGGTTTTTAAACAGCAGGACCGGCTGTTGGCCATTTCGGAAATACTGGATTACGGCAGCCGGATCGTCCCCTCTTTAAACCAGGCAACGGTTTACCGCAACCTCAAGCAGCTCCTTGAAGCCGGGTGGCTCAAGCAAATCAATTATCCGTCCTTGGGTACCCGGTATGAACGGGCGCACAAAATCCATCACCACCATTTTCACTGCAAAGCCTGCAACCGCGTGATGGACCTGCCCGGGTGTGCGTTAAAACAAGAGCAAATCGTGCCGGACGGATTTGTAGTTCAAAGCCATGACGTGTTTTTGTCAGGACTCTGTGACCGGTGTGCAGGCCGCTGA
- the wrbA gene encoding NAD(P)H:quinone oxidoreductase — protein MKILVVFYSMYGHVYEMAQAVVEGAKKIPGADVDIRQVPETLSDDVLEKMGAIEAKKAFSHVPVCAVEELEKANAVIFGTPTRFGNMCGQMRQFLNATGQLWANGSLIGKVGSVFVSSATQHGGQESTILSFHTTLLHHGFVVVGLPYSFQGQMRIDEITGGSPYGASTIAGGDGARMPSENELAGARFQGRHVAEIAGKLVG, from the coding sequence ATGAAAATTCTGGTTGTGTTTTATTCCATGTATGGTCATGTGTATGAAATGGCCCAGGCGGTTGTCGAGGGCGCAAAAAAGATACCGGGTGCTGACGTGGACATCCGGCAGGTGCCTGAAACATTATCGGATGATGTTCTGGAAAAAATGGGCGCCATAGAGGCAAAAAAAGCGTTTTCCCATGTGCCGGTGTGTGCGGTGGAAGAGCTGGAAAAAGCAAATGCCGTCATTTTCGGCACTCCCACCCGGTTCGGCAACATGTGCGGGCAGATGCGCCAGTTTCTGAATGCGACCGGTCAGCTGTGGGCCAATGGGTCTCTCATCGGCAAGGTGGGCAGTGTGTTTGTGAGTTCCGCCACCCAGCACGGGGGCCAGGAATCCACCATTCTGTCTTTTCACACCACGTTGCTGCACCACGGGTTTGTGGTGGTGGGGCTGCCGTATTCATTTCAGGGACAGATGCGCATTGATGAGATCACGGGGGGGTCCCCCTATGGCGCATCCACAATCGCCGGTGGAGACGGGGCACGGATGCCATCTGAAAATGAACTGGCAGGAGCCCGGTTTCAGGGCAGGCATGTGGCGGAAATTGCGGGAAAACTGGTGGGTTGA
- a CDS encoding DUF2325 domain-containing protein — protein MSDTLHRFLPIWAIPDFLKCPVAGAMLTVEKHRSILKKCGYDVKPMKPYEYHQKIMLKLGGENNVSQKVNNFIRTQSAGQMARVAGMAEPEIRTLWAKHLETGDVGPLFYAIVSHKKTSPELLADIAGEVHMQSHANMTEIFTIRRQVAGMTERLDREKRKLNDKTRALKEMSKARKADAATIGHLEARNRELAAQVQTLQPDTATQAKNNAEKKQFEKTIQALTADLALEQTAHQALMQKHKALQIELFSHQSELELIKKEFQSLISALRPSGTPPCPHPAENATGSALSGAACSETICARSSCDQGSCSCDHCARVHCNKDHCSRYRLCAKRIFLVGGITKMRAFYKNVVENAGGEFHYHDGYMKNANAGLEAKVKRCDLVLCPVNCNSHTACRKVKQLCSRHNKPLKILSSSSLSAVTQALFEPDSTVTLN, from the coding sequence ATGTCAGACACCTTACACCGGTTTTTACCCATATGGGCAATTCCGGATTTTTTAAAATGCCCGGTGGCAGGGGCCATGCTCACTGTGGAAAAACACCGGTCCATCCTGAAAAAATGCGGCTATGATGTCAAGCCCATGAAACCCTATGAATACCACCAGAAAATCATGCTCAAGCTGGGGGGTGAGAATAATGTCTCCCAAAAGGTGAACAACTTCATCCGGACTCAGTCCGCCGGACAGATGGCCAGGGTTGCCGGCATGGCGGAACCCGAAATCCGGACCCTGTGGGCAAAGCACCTTGAAACCGGTGATGTGGGCCCGCTGTTCTACGCCATTGTCTCCCACAAAAAAACCAGCCCGGAACTGCTGGCGGACATCGCCGGCGAGGTCCACATGCAATCACATGCCAACATGACCGAGATTTTCACCATCCGCCGGCAGGTGGCCGGCATGACGGAACGGCTTGACCGGGAAAAGAGAAAACTGAACGATAAAACCCGGGCACTTAAGGAGATGAGCAAAGCGCGTAAAGCGGATGCCGCAACCATCGGGCACCTGGAAGCCCGGAACCGGGAGTTGGCTGCCCAGGTGCAGACGCTGCAACCGGATACTGCCACCCAGGCCAAAAACAATGCTGAAAAAAAACAGTTCGAGAAAACAATCCAGGCCCTGACTGCGGACCTTGCCCTGGAGCAAACCGCGCACCAGGCGCTGATGCAAAAGCACAAAGCCCTTCAGATTGAGCTGTTCAGCCATCAAAGTGAGCTGGAACTGATCAAAAAAGAGTTCCAGTCCCTGATATCTGCTCTCCGGCCCTCCGGCACCCCACCCTGTCCCCATCCGGCCGAAAATGCCACAGGTTCTGCCCTCTCTGGTGCCGCCTGCTCCGAGACCATTTGCGCCAGATCCTCCTGCGACCAGGGCAGCTGTTCCTGCGATCACTGCGCCCGGGTCCACTGCAACAAGGATCACTGCAGCCGGTACCGGCTGTGCGCCAAACGCATTTTCCTGGTGGGCGGCATCACCAAGATGCGGGCCTTTTACAAAAATGTGGTGGAAAACGCCGGGGGCGAGTTTCATTATCATGACGGGTACATGAAAAACGCCAACGCCGGCCTGGAAGCCAAGGTCAAACGATGCGACCTGGTGCTGTGTCCGGTGAACTGTAACAGCCACACCGCTTGCCGGAAAGTCAAGCAATTGTGCAGCCGGCACAACAAACCCCTGAAAATTCTGAGCAGCTCCAGTCTTTCCGCCGTGACCCAGGCCCTGTTCGAACCGGACAGCACCGTGACACTCAATTGA